Proteins from a single region of Hymenobacter aquaticus:
- a CDS encoding type IX secretion system plug protein, with product MHRLLLLLLLAAPACVPLGTPITDPNAARQPGQQRPPEYYADKALRYEDYVYDPDVRTVQCYVGTGVNTEVFQPPIVPISQQQPIVLEFDLLGSSSERMTAKLVHCDADWKPSVLTDMQFLNEINEFLITDYRTGVNVKVPYYHYRMQVPRVKLSGNYLLVVSGAGGVPVLSRRLLVYENSVEVAIRQGIPVAGQERYTLQQVDFSIGYGGFNIVNPSQEIKVMLRQNFRWDNAKTNLRPTFVRDAERRLDYQYFNFENAFAASSEFRYADLRSLRVAGAGVAQLDPAASPRAVVLSPEATRNGQSYSQFDDINGQRVIESREYGNGATNADYANVTFQLRAPSAAPGPVYVFGALSDWQLKDEFKLTYNEEQKQYTGTALLKQGYYNYYYVVGKPSGPPDDVYFEGSHQETENQYDLLVYYRPPGTRADLLIGYQMLAVNSRRP from the coding sequence ATGCACCGTCTCTTACTGCTTTTGCTGCTGGCCGCCCCGGCCTGCGTGCCCCTGGGTACGCCCATCACCGACCCCAACGCCGCCCGGCAGCCGGGGCAGCAGCGCCCCCCGGAGTACTACGCCGACAAAGCCCTGCGCTACGAAGACTACGTGTATGACCCCGACGTGCGCACCGTGCAGTGCTACGTCGGCACGGGGGTGAATACGGAGGTGTTTCAGCCCCCCATCGTGCCTATCAGCCAGCAGCAGCCCATCGTGCTGGAGTTCGATTTGCTGGGCAGCAGCTCGGAGCGGATGACGGCCAAGCTGGTGCACTGCGACGCCGACTGGAAGCCCTCGGTGCTGACCGACATGCAGTTTCTCAACGAAATCAACGAGTTTCTCATCACCGATTACCGCACGGGCGTCAACGTGAAGGTGCCGTACTACCATTACCGGATGCAGGTGCCGCGCGTCAAGCTCAGCGGCAACTACCTGCTGGTGGTGAGCGGGGCGGGGGGCGTGCCGGTGCTCAGCCGCCGGCTATTGGTGTATGAAAACAGCGTGGAAGTAGCCATCCGCCAGGGCATTCCGGTGGCCGGGCAGGAGCGCTACACCCTGCAACAGGTTGATTTCTCCATCGGCTACGGCGGCTTCAACATCGTGAATCCCAGCCAGGAGATAAAGGTGATGCTGCGCCAGAACTTCCGCTGGGACAACGCCAAAACCAACCTGCGCCCCACCTTCGTGCGCGACGCCGAGCGGCGGCTCGACTACCAGTACTTCAACTTCGAAAACGCCTTTGCCGCCAGCAGCGAGTTTCGCTACGCCGACCTGCGCTCCTTGCGCGTAGCCGGGGCCGGCGTGGCCCAGCTCGACCCGGCCGCCTCGCCCCGGGCCGTGGTGCTCAGCCCCGAAGCCACCCGCAACGGCCAGAGCTACTCCCAGTTCGACGACATCAACGGGCAGCGCGTGATTGAGAGCCGCGAGTACGGCAACGGCGCCACCAATGCCGACTACGCCAACGTCACGTTTCAGCTGCGGGCCCCGTCGGCCGCGCCGGGCCCGGTTTACGTGTTCGGGGCCCTGTCCGACTGGCAGCTGAAGGACGAGTTCAAGCTGACCTACAACGAGGAGCAGAAGCAGTACACCGGCACGGCCTTGCTCAAGCAAGGCTACTACAACTATTACTACGTGGTGGGCAAGCCCAGCGGCCCGCCCGACGACGTGTACTTCGAAGGCAGCCACCAGGAAACCGAAAACCAGTACGACCTGCTCGTCTACTACCGCCCGCCCGGCACCCGCGCCGACCTGCTCATCGGCTACCAGATGCTGGCCGTAAACAGCCGCAGGCCTTGA
- a CDS encoding DUF2157 domain-containing protein — MTDKILASLRALHLISEEQAAGIATYEREKPFSLYYELRTLLSLGVTLLSTGLGLLIYQNIDTLGHGVIVGLIALVSAAGFGYAYRKRQPFTWQQNPNPSTGADYALLLGCLTLLTLLGYLQYQYNLFGTRYGLLVLLPTVVFFVCAYRFDHRGVLSMAITGLAAWVGVSIAPLSAFTQNDFAVPHLGAVALVLGLGLAAVGLVSEYQDRKKHFGYTYLLLGSNVALLAACTALLSGPYDQGFMPPVLAALLIIGLSAALVWYARRTHSYVFVLLGALYGYVAVTYLMFQVVELIPGLEGLLFFYFPLSTVGVVLLLLNLKKIVASHDEKGL; from the coding sequence ATGACCGATAAAATCCTGGCGTCGTTGCGGGCCCTGCACCTGATTTCGGAGGAGCAGGCCGCTGGCATTGCCACCTACGAGCGGGAAAAGCCCTTTTCGCTGTATTACGAGCTGCGCACCCTGCTTTCCCTGGGCGTCACGCTGCTGAGCACCGGCCTGGGGTTGCTCATCTACCAGAACATCGACACGCTGGGCCACGGCGTCATCGTGGGCCTGATTGCGCTGGTGTCGGCGGCGGGCTTCGGCTACGCCTACCGGAAGCGGCAGCCGTTTACGTGGCAGCAAAACCCCAACCCCAGCACCGGGGCCGACTACGCCCTGCTGCTGGGCTGCCTCACGCTGCTCACGCTGCTGGGCTACCTGCAATACCAGTACAACCTGTTTGGCACCCGTTACGGCCTGCTGGTGCTGCTGCCCACGGTGGTGTTCTTCGTCTGCGCCTACCGCTTCGACCACCGGGGCGTGCTGTCGATGGCCATTACCGGGCTGGCGGCCTGGGTGGGCGTGAGCATCGCCCCGCTGTCGGCCTTCACCCAGAACGACTTCGCCGTGCCCCACCTCGGGGCAGTGGCTCTGGTGCTGGGCCTGGGGCTGGCGGCCGTGGGCCTGGTTTCCGAGTACCAGGACCGCAAAAAGCACTTCGGCTACACCTACCTGCTGCTGGGCAGCAACGTAGCCCTGCTGGCGGCCTGCACGGCCCTGCTCAGCGGCCCCTACGACCAGGGATTTATGCCGCCGGTGCTGGCCGCCCTGCTCATCATCGGGCTAAGCGCGGCCCTGGTCTGGTACGCGCGCCGCACCCACTCCTACGTGTTCGTGCTGCTGGGCGCCTTGTACGGCTACGTGGCCGTTACGTACCTGATGTTCCAGGTGGTGGAGCTGATTCCCGGGCTGGAGGGGCTGCTGTTCTTTTACTTCCCGCTGTCTACCGTGGGCGTGGTGCTGTTGCTTCTCAACCTGAAAAAAATAGTGGCGAGCCATGACGAGAAAGGCCTATAA
- a CDS encoding M48 family metalloprotease, with amino-acid sequence MKNTLPLAAALLLTSACATNPVTGKKEVMLVSEGQELAMGQQSDPAVTAQFGLYPDQKLQKFINDKGKAMGAVSHRPELTYQFRVVDSPIINAFAIPGGYVYFTRGIMAHFNNEAQFAGVLGHEIGHVTARHSAKQQTNAIIGQVGLLGAMIASPRLAQFGEQASQGLQLLFLKFGRDDESQSDELGVQYSSKIGYDASQMADFFQTLQREQEKSQTQAIPDFLSTHPNPADRYNRVHQLADQWKQQNGNPTNLKINRDQYLRLIDGIVYGEDPRQGFVENNAFYHPELKFRFPVPAGWKHQNTPQQFQMADPAGKALMMLALAPGASLDEAAQALVKQFSLQPTDSRRVTVGGFPALAFVADQVQQDPQTGQQVAGVRTQVYLIQDGKTIYVLLGAAAPADFPGYQPTFSSTMEGFARLTDPNKLNRQPEHVRVKTLKLRSSLSQALKTNGVPESRLEEMAILNGMQLNEQVNAGSLIKVVGK; translated from the coding sequence ATGAAAAACACCCTCCCGCTGGCCGCCGCCCTGCTGCTGACCTCCGCCTGCGCCACCAACCCCGTCACCGGAAAAAAAGAAGTCATGCTCGTCTCGGAAGGGCAGGAGCTGGCCATGGGCCAGCAGTCCGATCCGGCCGTGACGGCTCAGTTTGGCCTCTATCCGGATCAGAAGCTGCAAAAGTTCATCAATGACAAGGGCAAGGCCATGGGCGCCGTGTCGCACCGGCCCGAGCTGACGTACCAGTTCCGCGTCGTCGACTCGCCCATCATCAACGCCTTTGCCATTCCCGGCGGCTACGTGTATTTCACCCGGGGCATTATGGCCCATTTCAACAACGAGGCGCAGTTTGCCGGCGTGCTGGGTCACGAAATCGGCCACGTCACGGCCCGGCACTCGGCCAAGCAGCAAACCAACGCCATTATCGGGCAGGTGGGCCTGCTGGGGGCCATGATTGCCTCGCCCCGCCTGGCCCAGTTTGGCGAGCAGGCCTCGCAGGGCCTGCAGCTGCTGTTTCTCAAGTTCGGGCGCGACGACGAAAGCCAGTCCGACGAGCTGGGCGTGCAGTACTCCAGCAAAATCGGCTACGACGCCTCCCAGATGGCCGATTTCTTCCAGACCCTGCAGCGCGAGCAGGAAAAAAGCCAGACCCAGGCCATTCCCGACTTCCTCTCGACCCACCCCAACCCGGCCGACCGCTACAACCGCGTGCACCAGCTGGCCGACCAGTGGAAGCAGCAGAACGGCAACCCCACGAACCTGAAAATCAACCGCGACCAGTACCTGCGCCTGATCGACGGCATCGTGTACGGCGAAGACCCGCGCCAGGGCTTCGTGGAAAACAACGCCTTTTACCACCCCGAGCTGAAGTTCCGCTTCCCGGTGCCCGCCGGCTGGAAGCACCAGAACACGCCCCAGCAGTTTCAGATGGCCGACCCCGCCGGCAAGGCCCTGATGATGCTGGCCCTCGCCCCCGGCGCCTCCCTCGACGAAGCCGCCCAGGCCCTGGTAAAGCAGTTTAGCCTCCAGCCCACCGACTCGCGCCGCGTCACCGTGGGCGGCTTCCCGGCCCTGGCCTTCGTGGCCGACCAGGTGCAGCAAGACCCCCAAACCGGGCAGCAGGTGGCCGGCGTGCGCACCCAGGTCTACCTGATTCAGGACGGCAAGACCATCTACGTGCTGCTCGGCGCGGCCGCCCCCGCCGACTTTCCCGGCTACCAGCCCACGTTTAGCAGCACCATGGAAGGCTTTGCCCGCCTCACCGACCCCAACAAGCTGAACCGCCAGCCCGAGCACGTGCGCGTCAAGACCCTGAAGCTGCGCAGCTCCCTGAGCCAGGCCCTGAAAACCAACGGCGTCCCCGAAAGCCGCCTCGAGGAAATGGCCATTCTCAACGGCATGCAGCTCAACGAGCAGGTCAACGCCGGCTCCCTGATTAAAGTGGTGGGTAAGTAA
- a CDS encoding M48 family metalloprotease yields the protein MKSSLKRGLSTGAFLLLLLPLGGSISSAPASTPLTLNLAPLQGPKPDPAVLAQFGLYSNATLQKLIDTKGQQMNKVSDRPGDYGFTIVDSPVINAFATPDGHVYFTRGIMAYFNNEAQFAGVLGHELGHITARHGQKQQTRSTISSILLGVGSVVSPGLVGRFAQPLSQVVGLGLLKYGRDAENEADVLGVKYSTKIGYDAANMADFFQTLQRTEAQSGAGGIPTFLSTHPNSADRYTRVKGLAAQAKQQAGSARLAVNRDTYLRSIEGLPFGEDPRQGFVEGGTFYHPDLKFRFPVPSGWKHQNSPEQFQMAEPNGKALMALVPAPGSSLDAAAEALVKQLSLQNAQASRTTINGFPAVAIQADQVTQEQSAKTLSYLIQDGKSIYAFIGLTAPASFGTYAPVFTQVAQGFARLTDASKLNRQPEKIRIKSVKTATTLSAALAANGVPSARREDMAILNGMQLTTKLPAGTLFKVVGK from the coding sequence ATGAAATCTTCCCTCAAGCGCGGCCTCTCCACGGGTGCCTTCCTGCTTCTGTTGCTGCCTTTGGGCGGTTCTATCAGCTCCGCTCCGGCCTCAACGCCCCTCACGCTCAACCTGGCCCCCTTGCAGGGCCCCAAGCCCGACCCGGCCGTGCTGGCCCAGTTTGGCCTGTATAGCAACGCCACCCTGCAAAAGCTCATCGACACGAAGGGCCAGCAGATGAACAAAGTCTCGGACCGCCCCGGCGACTACGGCTTCACCATCGTTGATTCGCCGGTCATCAACGCCTTTGCCACCCCCGACGGCCACGTGTATTTCACCCGGGGCATCATGGCCTACTTCAACAACGAGGCGCAGTTTGCCGGCGTGCTGGGCCACGAGCTGGGCCACATCACCGCCCGCCACGGCCAGAAGCAGCAGACGCGCAGCACCATCAGCAGCATCCTGCTGGGCGTGGGCTCGGTGGTGTCGCCGGGCCTGGTGGGGCGCTTTGCCCAGCCCCTGTCGCAGGTGGTGGGCCTGGGGCTGCTCAAATACGGCCGCGACGCCGAGAATGAGGCCGACGTGCTGGGCGTGAAGTATTCGACCAAAATCGGCTACGATGCCGCCAACATGGCCGACTTCTTCCAGACCCTGCAACGCACCGAGGCGCAAAGCGGGGCCGGCGGCATTCCCACGTTTCTGAGTACCCACCCCAACTCGGCCGACCGCTACACCCGCGTGAAAGGCCTGGCCGCCCAGGCCAAGCAGCAGGCCGGCTCGGCCCGACTGGCCGTCAACCGCGACACGTACCTGCGCTCCATCGAGGGTCTGCCCTTCGGCGAAGATCCGCGCCAGGGCTTCGTGGAAGGCGGCACCTTCTACCACCCTGACTTGAAGTTCCGCTTCCCCGTGCCTTCGGGCTGGAAGCACCAGAACTCGCCCGAGCAGTTTCAGATGGCCGAGCCCAACGGCAAAGCCCTAATGGCCCTGGTGCCCGCTCCCGGCTCGTCGCTCGATGCCGCCGCCGAGGCGCTGGTGAAGCAGCTGAGCCTGCAGAATGCCCAGGCCAGCCGCACCACCATCAACGGCTTTCCCGCCGTAGCCATCCAGGCCGACCAGGTAACGCAGGAGCAGTCGGCCAAAACGCTGAGCTACCTGATTCAGGACGGCAAAAGCATCTACGCCTTCATCGGCCTGACGGCCCCGGCCTCGTTTGGCACCTACGCCCCGGTCTTTACCCAGGTAGCCCAGGGCTTTGCCCGCCTCACCGACGCCAGCAAGCTGAACCGCCAGCCCGAGAAAATCCGCATCAAATCGGTGAAAACCGCCACGACGCTCTCGGCCGCCCTGGCCGCCAACGGCGTGCCCAGCGCCCGGCGCGAGGACATGGCCATTCTCAACGGCATGCAGCTCACGACCAAGCTCCCGGCCGGGACGCTGTTTAAGGTGGTGGGGAAGTAG
- a CDS encoding sensor histidine kinase produces the protein MKQMPLRRLRQLLFCSFLSTVLPYQLALGQHTSSTVGTVPHLIDQQGRVWEAAAPGLQLTENQRRTRFTTRNGLSNDTVTALAGDAGGQVWVGTREGLLVYEGPGFREITYQDGLPSKQINALYQAADGPLWVGTSSGAVRVENRRLTPVAALRGLDVQFIGEDARSWVFVTRQGIRRVTKEPPFQWQWLGAAAVGAGLLGGGFWVRRRRQRGQHVQLRLAQTEQQALLAQMNPHFVFNSLQSIQKYILRHEAEAAQHYLTRFGSLMRLILEQSRQPLLSVRTELNLLRTYLELEALRFEQQFAYEVTADEALLEEEIPAMLLHPFVENAVWHGLAHHIGQGRVAVRISGEGEYVVAVVEDNGIGRERAAGQRGTHAGFPSRGMAIVQERVALLNRRARLSITIDITDLGSPSREATGTRVVVRIPRQHA, from the coding sequence ATGAAGCAGATGCCTCTGCGTAGGCTTCGACAACTACTGTTTTGCAGTTTCCTGAGTACAGTTCTGCCGTACCAGCTGGCGCTGGGCCAGCATACTTCAAGCACAGTTGGTACCGTACCGCACCTCATCGACCAGCAGGGCCGGGTGTGGGAGGCCGCCGCGCCTGGCCTGCAGCTGACCGAAAACCAGCGCCGCACCCGCTTCACCACCCGCAACGGCCTGAGCAACGATACCGTCACGGCCCTGGCCGGGGATGCCGGCGGGCAGGTGTGGGTCGGGACGCGGGAAGGGTTGCTGGTGTACGAGGGCCCGGGCTTTCGGGAAATTACCTACCAGGACGGCTTGCCCAGTAAGCAGATCAACGCTCTGTATCAGGCCGCCGACGGGCCGCTCTGGGTTGGGACCAGCAGCGGGGCCGTGCGCGTCGAAAACCGCCGCCTGACGCCCGTAGCGGCCCTGCGCGGGCTCGACGTGCAGTTTATCGGGGAGGACGCGCGCAGCTGGGTATTCGTGACCCGGCAGGGTATCCGGCGCGTGACCAAGGAGCCGCCTTTCCAGTGGCAATGGCTGGGCGCGGCGGCCGTCGGGGCGGGGCTGCTCGGGGGCGGGTTCTGGGTGCGGCGCCGCAGGCAGCGCGGGCAGCACGTGCAGCTGCGCCTGGCCCAAACCGAGCAGCAGGCCCTGCTGGCCCAGATGAATCCGCACTTCGTGTTTAACTCCCTGCAGTCGATTCAGAAATACATTCTGCGCCACGAGGCCGAAGCCGCCCAGCACTACCTGACCCGCTTCGGCAGCCTGATGCGGCTGATCCTGGAACAGTCGCGCCAGCCGCTGCTGAGTGTGCGCACCGAGCTGAATCTGCTACGTACCTATCTGGAATTGGAGGCGTTGCGCTTCGAGCAGCAGTTTGCCTACGAGGTGACGGCCGACGAGGCGCTGCTGGAGGAGGAAATTCCGGCCATGCTGCTGCACCCGTTCGTGGAAAATGCGGTGTGGCACGGGCTGGCCCACCACATCGGGCAGGGCCGGGTGGCGGTGCGCATCAGCGGGGAAGGGGAGTATGTGGTGGCCGTGGTGGAAGACAACGGCATCGGGCGGGAGCGGGCGGCCGGGCAGCGCGGCACCCACGCCGGCTTTCCGTCCCGGGGCATGGCCATCGTGCAGGAGCGGGTGGCGCTGCTGAATCGGCGGGCCCGGCTGTCCATCACCATTGACATTACCGATTTGGGAAGCCCTAGCCGGGAAGCCACCGGCACCCGCGTGGTGGTGCGCATTCCGCGGCAGCACGCATAA
- a CDS encoding LytR/AlgR family response regulator transcription factor has translation MTRTILIDDETNTREALRALLEHYCPEVTIIGEAASAEEGLALLRRETPDLLFLDVEMPLGSGFDLLDMLGAASFDIIFTTAHDRYALRAIKFCALDYLLKPVGVADLREAVAKTQRQKAPVAAQLHTLYDNMRERTGLAGKVVLPTMQGFEVVDVARVVRCQSDDNYTLFVLDGKERILVSRTLKEYEELFADYGFIRVHQSHLINAAHVKRYIKGSGGYVQLTDDSIIEVSRRKKDELMKRFQV, from the coding sequence GTGACCCGCACCATCCTTATCGACGACGAAACCAACACCCGGGAAGCCCTGCGGGCCCTGCTGGAGCATTATTGCCCCGAGGTGACCATCATCGGGGAGGCGGCTTCGGCCGAGGAGGGCTTGGCGCTGCTGCGCCGCGAAACGCCCGATCTGCTGTTTCTGGACGTGGAAATGCCTCTGGGCTCGGGCTTCGATTTGCTCGATATGCTGGGCGCGGCCTCCTTCGACATCATCTTTACCACGGCCCACGACCGGTACGCGCTGCGGGCCATCAAGTTCTGCGCCCTCGACTACCTGCTCAAGCCCGTGGGCGTGGCCGATTTGCGCGAGGCCGTGGCCAAAACCCAGCGCCAGAAAGCGCCCGTAGCCGCCCAGCTGCACACCCTCTACGACAATATGCGCGAGCGGACCGGCCTGGCCGGCAAAGTGGTGCTGCCCACCATGCAGGGCTTCGAGGTGGTGGACGTGGCCCGGGTGGTGCGCTGCCAGTCCGACGACAACTACACGCTCTTCGTGCTCGACGGCAAGGAGCGGATTCTGGTCAGCCGCACGCTCAAAGAATACGAGGAGCTGTTTGCCGACTACGGCTTTATCCGCGTCCACCAGTCCCACCTCATCAACGCGGCCCACGTGAAGCGCTACATCAAGGGCAGCGGCGGCTACGTGCAACTCACCGACGACTCGATTATCGAAGTTTCTCGCCGCAAGAAGGACGAGTTGATGAAGCGGTTTCAGGTGTGA
- a CDS encoding ABC transporter ATP-binding protein, with translation MDLIIKNLSKTYPNGVKALDNVSLTIPQGMFGLLGPNGAGKSSLMRTIATLQAPDSGSIHLDAIDALHDQMALRRVLGYLPQEFGVYPRVSAEELLDHMAVVKGLVNRQERRETVKALLEQTNLYEVRKRSISTFSGGMKQRFGIAQALIGNPLLIIVDEPTAGLDPGERNRFYNLLSEIGENIIVILSTHIVDDVRELCRNMAIINEGRVLFAGEPQAAMHELRGRIWERTIDKAELAEYQQQYQVISTKLLAGQPLLHVVGEELAPAGFQAVEPSLEDVFFSTIQGRGHAVQSTLLPA, from the coding sequence ATGGACCTAATCATCAAAAACCTGTCGAAAACCTACCCCAACGGGGTCAAGGCCCTCGACAACGTGAGCTTAACCATTCCGCAGGGCATGTTTGGCCTGCTCGGCCCCAACGGCGCCGGCAAAAGCTCCCTGATGCGCACCATTGCCACTTTGCAGGCCCCCGACAGCGGCAGCATCCACCTCGACGCCATCGACGCGCTGCACGACCAGATGGCCCTGCGCCGGGTGCTGGGCTACCTGCCCCAGGAGTTTGGCGTCTACCCGCGGGTGTCGGCCGAGGAGCTGCTCGACCACATGGCCGTGGTCAAGGGCCTGGTAAACCGCCAGGAGCGGCGCGAGACGGTGAAGGCCCTGTTGGAGCAAACCAACCTGTATGAGGTGCGCAAGCGCAGCATCAGCACGTTTTCGGGTGGCATGAAGCAGCGCTTCGGCATTGCCCAGGCCCTGATCGGCAATCCGCTGCTCATCATTGTGGATGAGCCCACCGCCGGCCTCGACCCGGGGGAGCGGAACCGGTTTTACAACCTGCTGAGCGAAATCGGGGAAAACATCATCGTGATTCTGAGCACCCACATCGTGGACGACGTGCGGGAGCTGTGCCGCAACATGGCCATCATCAACGAGGGCCGGGTGCTGTTTGCCGGTGAGCCCCAGGCCGCCATGCACGAGCTGCGGGGCCGCATCTGGGAACGGACCATCGACAAGGCCGAGCTGGCCGAGTACCAGCAGCAGTACCAGGTGATTTCGACCAAGCTGCTGGCCGGGCAGCCCCTGCTGCACGTGGTGGGCGAGGAGCTGGCGCCGGCCGGGTTCCAGGCCGTGGAGCCTAGTTTGGAAGACGTGTTTTTCTCCACCATTCAGGGGAGAGGCCACGCCGTGCAATCCACTCTTCTTCCTGCCTAA